Within the Candidatus Ruthia endofausta genome, the region AATGGGTCACAATATTAGATTATTTAATCTTAATTTTGATACAAAGTAAGCTTATAAAAAATTTACTCTATTTTAAATCTATTAAGATAGGTTGATCAGTTTGTTAGATGCCGCTCAATTTATGACTCCCTCTTTCCAGAATAAGATTTCGCAGGTGATTTTATCATCACACCTTCCTAAAATAAACATCTTTATATATTGGGCGTGTGGATGTTTAAAGCAATTAATATTTTCCCTGATATCTTTCAGAAATTTATTAACTTACGGTCGAAATATGGATGGCACCATTAATACCAACTATCAACATTTGAACCCCAATTACAGCCAAAATCAAACCCATTAAACGAGTAACAATACCAAGCCCATCTCTACCTATTATTATTAATATTTTCGAACTAAAAATGAAACAATAAAAGGTGATAAGACATAGGACTGCAAACACAGATATTGTTACAAAAGTTTCTCCCCATCCTTCTGCTGCTGAATAATTCATAGCTGTTGCAATAGTGCCTGGCCCAGCAAGAAGTGGTACAGCTAGAGGTGATACGGCCACATTTGAATGGATACTTTCTTGGGTTGTATGTAACTTTGAGACATTTCCTTGAAGCATATGATATCCAACAAGAAATACCAAAATACCTCCCGCTATTCGTAATGCAGGAAGAGTTATTCCAAAAAGGTGGAAAATTGATTTACCTAAAACAGAAAATAGCAAAATTATAACAAAGGTGATAATGAGGGATTTAATAGCAATTTTAGTTTGTTCAGATTTCCCTATATTTCTTGTTAATCCAGCGAAGACTGCCGTGCTTGCAATAGGATTCATAATGGCAAAAAATGCCATGAAAATTGTCACTGCATGCTCAAATAATAAATTCATTTTTCCAACACCTTTACCTTTGGTAGGTAAACGCCAAAACTCACCTGACAAGTTGGAGTAGGCGACATAGGAACCAGCGGAAAGGCGGTCATCAGGTGGAACGTCTTGTTAGGGGTAACAACTTGTACAGAGTTGGTGTTGTTGATAAGGTTTGTTGAGGCTTGCATGGTTTGTGTTTGTTCTTCCTTAAAATGATGAATGCTTTTTCGTTGTATGTTCTTTTTCTTCTTTTTTTAAAATGATACGTGTTTTTAAACAAAGGTTTGGTAAAGTTAATATTGTCACTTAACATAACGGATAACTATAACCTGCCTAATAACTTACCAAATTTTACTCTATTTTAAATTACTAGGGCAGGGCAATTGATTTGTTAGACAGCAAAGTCGGATTAAATAAGAAAATCTGTTATCGCCACCCATTAGATGCGACTGCTCTACGGTTACGTCTAACTATTATTAGAAGGATATACCTTATAATTCGATTTTGAAATAAATTTATGTAAAAATATCCATATTTTTTGAAAAATCAATATTTACTTGATATAAGCTTAAGCTATTGTAGTAACAAAAAATAACCAACTTAAACCACGATTTCAATTTAGTAAACATAATAACATAATAATTGAAATTTTCTGTGATACCCTATGAATGATATTCTTTGCATTTTATATAGTGTTAAGGCTGAAATTTTGATGTCATGGGGTAACGACGTTCTTTGCCAAAGGCATTTTGGCTAATCTTAGGGCCAGGTGCACTTTGTCTGCGTTTGTATTCGTTGTTAAGTACCATTTTGGTAATGCGTTTAACGGTTTGTTCACTAAAGCCTTGTTTGATGATGCGTTCAACGGAATATTTTTGTTCGATAAATAGTGCTAGAATTGCATCCAATTCCTGATAAGGGGGTAGGGAGTCTTGGTCAATTTGGTTAGGAGCAAGTTCGGCAGAAGGTGCTTTCTCGATAACACGCTCTGGAATGATGATTGATAGGGTATTTCTGTATTTAGTCAGTTGGTAAACTAAGGTTTTACTAACGTCTTTAAGAGGGGCAAAGCCGCCTGACATATCGCCATATAAAGTAGCATAACCTACTGCCATTTCAGATTTGTTGCTTGTGGTGAGTACGATTTTGCCTAATTTATTAGAGATTGCCATTAGTAGAGTACCACGCACACGCGCCTGCAGGTTCTCCTCAGTGGTATCAGCTTCCATGCCGTTAAATAGTGTGTTAAGTTGTGTCTTAAAGCTATTCACTATAGTGTGAATGCTGATTTCATGATAATCAATATTCATTGCTGTGGCTTGTATTTTGGCATCTTCAAGGCTTATGTTTGAGGTGTATTCATAGGGCATCATAATGGCTTTAATATTCCCAGTACCGATGGCATCAGCAGCAATAGCAAGGGTCAGTGCAGAATCGATACCGCCAGATAAGCCAATTACCACGCCATTAAAAACTCCGTTTTTCTCAATGTAGTCTTTAGTGGCGAGCACCAAGGCATTATAAATAGTTTTTTCAATAGGATCAGTATCAGCAGGCAGTGTGTTAGGGGGGGTAAAGCTAACTCTTTTGACTGTTTCTTTAAATAAGGGTAATTGCAGAGTGATTTCGGCATTTGAGTTCATCACAAAAGATGCACCGTCAAATATCAATTCGTCTTGTGCACCAACCATATTAACGTAAATAAAATCAGTTTTGGTTGCTAATACGCGTTGCTTAATTTGCTCAATTCGTTGTGAGTGTTTGCCAACTTGGAATGGGGAGGCGTTAATACTGACGATGATTTGTGCGCCCTGATTAGCCGTGGTAGAGATAATCTTTGGTGTCCAAGCATCTTCACAAATGACCAAGCCAATTCTTTTACCTTGGCATTCAAAAATAAAAGCCTCATGACCCGATTCAAAATAACGCTTTTCATCAAACACGCCATAATTGGGAAGGTTTTGCTTGTGATAAACTCGCAGTTGCGAATCTTGGATAAGATAAGCGCCGTTGTATAAAGCGCCGTCTTGTTTAGAAGGTGCGCCAAATATAATGGCAATATCTTCAGGAATGGTTTGTTTGATTAGGATTATTTTGTCTTCCATCTGTTGAATAAACCCCTCACGTAATAATAAGTCTTCGGGAGGATAGCCAATCAGTGATAATTCGGGGAAAATCAACAAATCACACTCTTGAGCATGTGCCTCTTTAGTTAACTTGATAATTTTTTGAAAGTTTCCATCCAAATCGCCAACAATGGGGTTAATTTGTGCAATATCTATTTTGATAGACTTTGAGTTGTTTGCAAGTTTTTCTAGTTGCTCTTGCCAAAATACGGCCTTTGATTTACTGCCAGTAATTTTTGCATGTTCAAGTTTGGTGTGAGCAACAACTTCTGCAGGATTGATGCCTAAAATATTGGCAAATAGCCAAGCGTGGGTTTCAGAAAGGGCGGCTTTCCCTGATTTATATTTGCTTAAATTGGATTGATTGATTGAATATTCTTGTGAGATTTTATAATCTGAAAAGCTAGTCTTCTTACGTACTTTAGCCAGATAGTCTTTGGTTTTATTTGCCATTATTTGTACCTTAATTTCAATGTAATTTTTACCTATTATAGTTAATTTTTACTGCCCATATTTGGTCATAAATTAGTTAAAAAATACTAGTATTGGTAAAAACATCATAAATACTATATAACAAATTAAGAGGAATTAATGAGCTAAATTCACAAACACTTATTAGCAGAATCAAGCCTATTTAGACAAGAAATAGTCGTATAACATTATCAAACAAATTGATAATTATTCTGTTAATACGCCAATTAACATTACTTAGAGGCTTAAATACCTTATGAAAGATGGTGATATTTTATACTCACCGCCATTTAGATAAACCCTCAAAAAACAGTTTTAATTTAAGACTGTTTTTTTAATCTACACTATGTGTTCAAAGATCACCATGTTGGTTTAATTTCAAATTATTGTAGTATTTACAACATTGATCGTTGCTACTCAAAAAGCTTTTATAAAGACGCTTTAATACAAACGATTAAAAGAGAGTTAACATGAAAACAAACAACATTATTACAATTAAAGGGGGGGTTAAACAAGCGGCATGGTGATTTTCGGACCTTCTGGCAGTGGCAACAAAGTTAACACTGATACGTTGCGTTATGAATAAGGGATAAATTATTGAACAGAATGAGCTAGATACCTTCTTTAACAACCCAGAATCAGATTACGCCTGTTTCTAAATCAAATATTGACTCAATGATACCTATATTGAAATATTTATTCAAACTTTGGTTTTTGGTAAACTATTCTTATTGTCTTTAAACTAATTTATCTAACAATGGGCTTATTCAGTAAATACAAAAAACACA harbors:
- a CDS encoding MarC family protein, yielding MNLLFEHAVTIFMAFFAIMNPIASTAVFAGLTRNIGKSEQTKIAIKSLIITFVIILLFSVLGKSIFHLFGITLPALRIAGGILVFLVGYHMLQGNVSKLHTTQESIHSNVAVSPLAVPLLAGPGTIATAMNYSAAEGWGETFVTISVFAVLCLITFYCFIFSSKILIIIGRDGLGIVTRLMGLILAVIGVQMLIVGINGAIHISTVS
- a CDS encoding NAD+ synthase, which gives rise to MANKTKDYLAKVRKKTSFSDYKISQEYSINQSNLSKYKSGKAALSETHAWLFANILGINPAEVVAHTKLEHAKITGSKSKAVFWQEQLEKLANNSKSIKIDIAQINPIVGDLDGNFQKIIKLTKEAHAQECDLLIFPELSLIGYPPEDLLLREGFIQQMEDKIILIKQTIPEDIAIIFGAPSKQDGALYNGAYLIQDSQLRVYHKQNLPNYGVFDEKRYFESGHEAFIFECQGKRIGLVICEDAWTPKIISTTANQGAQIIVSINASPFQVGKHSQRIEQIKQRVLATKTDFIYVNMVGAQDELIFDGASFVMNSNAEITLQLPLFKETVKRVSFTPPNTLPADTDPIEKTIYNALVLATKDYIEKNGVFNGVVIGLSGGIDSALTLAIAADAIGTGNIKAIMMPYEYTSNISLEDAKIQATAMNIDYHEISIHTIVNSFKTQLNTLFNGMEADTTEENLQARVRGTLLMAISNKLGKIVLTTSNKSEMAVGYATLYGDMSGGFAPLKDVSKTLVYQLTKYRNTLSIIIPERVIEKAPSAELAPNQIDQDSLPPYQELDAILALFIEQKYSVERIIKQGFSEQTVKRITKMVLNNEYKRRQSAPGPKISQNAFGKERRYPMTSKFQP